In a genomic window of Longimicrobiales bacterium:
- a CDS encoding DUF4142 domain-containing protein has translation MRKMRVLLLTGLLTAAACGGDDGENGDAERDTAQISADSAAAAALLTPIRSMSLTEVEFGDLAAQRAAMPAVRQYAQTVAADHRALIGALDSVAALHRATLVETRETQELANTARMAHSGLDGLAGPEFDLPFVRAQVESHRLLVDQLDQQLIPSATQPDLRSLLTDIRAMADAHLTRARQLLAQQLGETDVPQPPPAEPRRDQPTGQPLPPPDR, from the coding sequence ATGCGGAAAATGCGGGTGCTGCTGCTGACCGGACTGCTGACTGCCGCAGCGTGCGGCGGTGATGACGGCGAGAACGGGGACGCAGAGCGGGACACGGCACAGATATCAGCGGACAGTGCGGCCGCGGCAGCGCTGCTCACTCCGATCCGGAGCATGAGTCTGACGGAGGTAGAGTTCGGCGACCTGGCGGCGCAGCGCGCGGCGATGCCGGCAGTGCGGCAGTATGCCCAGACGGTCGCGGCGGATCATCGTGCATTGATAGGTGCGCTGGACTCGGTGGCGGCGCTGCATCGTGCCACACTGGTCGAGACGCGCGAGACGCAGGAGCTGGCCAACACCGCACGCATGGCGCATTCCGGGCTCGACGGTCTGGCCGGCCCGGAGTTCGACCTGCCGTTCGTGCGCGCACAGGTGGAGTCGCACCGTCTGCTGGTCGACCAGCTGGATCAGCAGCTGATCCCGTCAGCCACGCAGCCCGACCTGAGGTCCCTGCTCACGGACATTCGCGCGATGGCCGATGCGCATCTCACGCGTGCGCGGCAGCTGCTCGCTCAGCAGCTCGGCGAAACCGATGTGCCGCAGCCGCCGCCCGCCGAGCCGCGTCGTGACCAGCCGACCGGTCAGCCGCTCCCGCCGCCCGACCGATAG
- a CDS encoding leucyl aminopeptidase yields MAEPTISTARVSAADLKTELLVLHVFERDTSAAGFVAKVDGLYDGALSRILASGDFAGRSGDTLAVYPPDPACGIRRVLLVGAGKREDHTVERLRRAVGAAVRVAEKMAIREMSISVGHVHHLSEHMGDYYAGLAAVEAAVLASWDYRDLKTQSEDSAPRATLDRVTIMAHDDRERDELERAVRHGTITARGANVARDLQQRPSNMATPSFVADRAKEIADRLKLKITVLDRDQMRKEGMHALLAVAQGTLEEPRFVALEYRGGEKDAKPLVLVGKGVTFDTGGISIKPADRMEEMKYDMSGAAAVIGAIHAIAELELKVNVVALTPLTENMPSGSAYKPGDVIRSLLGKTIEVVNTDAEGRLALADALAYARRYDPAAIVDCATLTGACVVALGHHAMGLMGNNGQLIDQVRAAGQRTGERCWPMPLWDEYREQIDSTIADIKNSGGRAAGSITAGWFLKEFVSDDTPWAHLDIAGTAYRDEAAPYLRKGAAGVPTRLLIDWVRSRAGA; encoded by the coding sequence ATGGCCGAGCCGACCATCTCCACTGCACGCGTTTCCGCCGCCGATCTGAAGACCGAGCTGCTCGTCCTGCACGTGTTCGAGCGGGATACGAGCGCTGCCGGCTTCGTTGCCAAGGTAGACGGCCTCTACGATGGTGCCCTGAGCCGCATTCTCGCGAGCGGCGACTTTGCCGGTCGCAGCGGCGACACGCTCGCCGTCTATCCGCCGGATCCGGCGTGCGGCATCCGCCGCGTCCTGCTCGTCGGTGCGGGCAAGCGCGAAGACCACACGGTCGAGCGGCTGCGCCGCGCGGTCGGTGCCGCCGTGCGCGTCGCGGAGAAGATGGCTATCCGCGAGATGAGCATATCCGTCGGCCACGTGCATCATCTGAGCGAGCACATGGGCGACTACTATGCCGGCCTCGCGGCGGTCGAGGCAGCGGTTCTCGCGTCGTGGGACTACCGTGACCTGAAGACACAGAGCGAAGACAGTGCGCCGCGCGCCACGCTCGACCGGGTCACGATCATGGCCCACGACGATCGCGAGCGCGATGAGCTGGAACGTGCGGTACGGCACGGCACCATCACCGCGCGCGGCGCCAATGTCGCACGCGATCTGCAGCAGCGTCCCAGCAACATGGCGACGCCGAGCTTCGTCGCGGACCGCGCGAAGGAGATCGCCGACCGACTCAAGCTGAAGATCACCGTGCTGGACCGTGACCAGATGCGGAAGGAGGGCATGCATGCCCTCCTCGCCGTGGCGCAGGGCACGCTGGAGGAGCCGCGTTTCGTCGCGCTCGAGTATCGCGGCGGCGAGAAGGACGCGAAGCCGCTCGTGCTCGTGGGCAAGGGCGTGACATTCGATACCGGCGGCATCTCGATCAAGCCGGCGGACCGCATGGAGGAGATGAAGTACGACATGTCCGGCGCCGCGGCTGTCATCGGCGCCATCCATGCCATTGCCGAGCTCGAGCTCAAGGTCAACGTGGTGGCGCTGACCCCGCTCACCGAGAACATGCCGTCAGGCTCCGCGTACAAGCCTGGCGACGTGATCCGCTCGCTGCTGGGCAAGACGATCGAGGTCGTGAACACCGACGCGGAGGGCCGTCTGGCGCTGGCCGACGCGCTCGCCTATGCGCGGCGCTATGACCCGGCCGCGATCGTGGATTGCGCCACGCTGACCGGCGCGTGCGTCGTCGCGCTGGGCCACCACGCGATGGGCCTCATGGGCAACAACGGTCAGCTCATCGATCAGGTGCGTGCTGCGGGCCAGCGAACGGGCGAGCGCTGCTGGCCGATGCCGCTCTGGGACGAGTATCGCGAGCAGATCGACAGCACGATCGCCGATATCAAGAACTCCGGCGGTCGTGCCGCCGGCTCCATCACTGCCGGCTGGTTCCTCAAGGAATTCGTTTCCGACGACACGCCGTGGGCGCACCTCGACATTGCCGGCACCGCATACCGTGACGAGGCCGCGCCGTATCTGCGGAAGGGGGCGGCCGGAGTGCCGACCCGGCTGCTCATCGACTGGGTACGTTCGCGCGCCGGCGCATGA
- a CDS encoding citrate/2-methylcitrate synthase has protein sequence MSNTNKGLEGVVIGQTTISQVAGEAGQLIYGGYRIEDLAGNTSFEEVCHLLWYGELPSGTQLTALRRRFASSMAVDERVLDVVRKVAADGHPMATLRTAVSALSAADPDAEDMSPEAADRKAVRLTAQTITLTAAIERIRRGSDPIAPREDLSLAANLLYMMHGAVPDDLAERIIDASLILHAEHGMNASTFSARVTASTLADMHSAVTAAIGTLKGPLHGGANERVMQMLLAIDQPGNAAQWVRDALGRGEKIMGFGHRVYRTLDPRAPILKKLAEQLLERGGDTRWLQISENIQATMHEEMQRKGKKIYPNVDFFSASVYYTLGIPMDLFTNLFACARMAGWTAHVKEQLNDNRLIRPKAEYVGPQGRTTAPIAQRA, from the coding sequence ATGTCGAATACGAACAAGGGACTGGAAGGCGTCGTCATCGGGCAGACGACGATCAGCCAGGTTGCCGGTGAAGCCGGTCAGCTCATCTACGGTGGGTATCGCATCGAGGATCTTGCCGGGAACACGTCCTTCGAAGAGGTCTGCCATCTGCTCTGGTATGGCGAGCTGCCGAGCGGCACGCAGCTCACTGCATTGCGCAGGCGCTTCGCCTCGTCCATGGCCGTCGATGAACGTGTGCTCGACGTCGTTCGGAAGGTAGCGGCGGACGGACACCCGATGGCGACTCTGCGGACGGCCGTGTCCGCCCTTTCCGCGGCCGATCCTGACGCGGAGGACATGTCACCGGAAGCGGCCGATCGCAAGGCGGTCCGGCTGACCGCGCAGACGATAACACTGACGGCTGCCATCGAGCGAATCCGACGTGGCAGCGACCCGATCGCACCGCGCGAGGATCTCTCGCTCGCGGCCAATCTCCTGTACATGATGCACGGCGCGGTGCCCGACGACCTCGCCGAGCGCATCATCGACGCGTCGCTGATTCTGCACGCGGAACACGGCATGAACGCGTCGACGTTCTCCGCCCGCGTCACCGCGAGCACGCTCGCCGATATGCACTCCGCCGTGACCGCGGCGATAGGCACGCTGAAGGGGCCGCTGCACGGCGGCGCGAACGAGCGCGTCATGCAGATGCTGCTCGCGATCGACCAGCCGGGCAACGCGGCACAATGGGTGCGCGATGCGCTCGGCCGCGGCGAGAAGATCATGGGATTCGGACACCGCGTATACCGCACGCTGGATCCGCGGGCGCCAATCCTGAAGAAGCTGGCGGAGCAGCTGCTGGAGCGGGGTGGTGACACGCGCTGGCTGCAGATCTCGGAGAACATACAGGCCACGATGCACGAGGAGATGCAGCGGAAGGGCAAGAAGATCTATCCGAACGTGGATTTCTTCAGTGCATCCGTCTACTACACACTCGGTATCCCGATGGACCTGTTTACGAACCTGTTTGCGTGCGCGCGCATGGCGGGCTGGACCGCGCACGTGAAGGAACAGCTGAACGACAACCGGCTGATCCGACCCAAGGCGGAGTATGTCGGTCCGCAGGGGCGGACCACCGCACCCATCGCACAGCGCGCCTGA
- a CDS encoding M14 family metallopeptidase, producing the protein MVRSRLRRGLLLAGALACCIPAAADAQSGAYDRYLDHDQLTQAARALVNAHSGLATLSSLARTDGGRDIWLLTLANRQGREPDARPALLIVANIEGNRLIGSSTALYTAEHLLTRYAQDPAVKALLDERTVYIIPRANPDGAELAFTMSGYEIPYKPYRGVAATGGLNVRELGRDLNGDGLVTQMRVRDPEGTMIPDSASPRLLRGAERAKAERGLYRVLVEGIDPDNVDAYVAMGTDGVNLNRNFQHEYLYYQPHHGPHMVSEIESRTLVDFVHDRTNIAAVLTFSAYDNLRTPPPAQRQVPDDVQGNPPNVPTNLLPADRAFYEYVSGRFTALTGLRGEGAAAEAGSFAQFVYYQVGLPSFTTPAWTLQPAGNGAAARADSAAEPGAAPARRGAAAGRSGGGGSVDARWLAYFDEAGIDGYVDWTPAQHPTLGDVEVGGFRPNARINPPAAQIREVAEKHAAFVEWLAQQLPHAQIVETNVESRGDNVWLVTATVANEQYLPTQLAIAQRIRFNRPVTARLQPASGMTVLTGNIQQQVPRLEGMGGRSEFSWLVQAQAGTRVNLEVFAERAGGLQSVPLTLR; encoded by the coding sequence ATGGTGCGATCCAGGCTGAGGCGGGGGCTGCTCCTCGCCGGTGCCCTGGCATGCTGCATTCCGGCTGCGGCCGATGCGCAGTCCGGTGCATATGACCGTTACCTCGATCACGATCAGCTGACGCAGGCGGCGCGCGCGCTCGTGAACGCCCACTCCGGTCTCGCGACCCTGTCGAGTCTCGCCAGGACCGATGGCGGACGCGACATCTGGCTGCTGACTCTCGCCAACCGGCAGGGTCGCGAGCCGGATGCGCGCCCCGCGCTGCTGATCGTCGCCAACATCGAGGGCAACCGGCTCATTGGCAGCTCCACCGCACTGTACACGGCCGAGCACCTGCTTACGCGGTATGCACAGGACCCTGCGGTCAAAGCGCTGCTGGATGAGCGGACCGTCTACATCATCCCGCGCGCGAATCCCGATGGCGCCGAGCTCGCGTTCACCATGAGCGGCTACGAGATCCCCTACAAGCCATACAGGGGCGTTGCAGCGACCGGCGGCCTGAATGTGCGCGAGCTCGGGCGCGACCTGAACGGTGACGGCCTGGTCACGCAGATGCGAGTGCGGGATCCGGAAGGAACGATGATCCCGGATTCTGCCAGCCCGCGGCTGCTGCGCGGGGCGGAGCGGGCGAAGGCGGAGCGCGGCCTGTACCGCGTGCTCGTGGAAGGGATCGATCCGGACAACGTGGACGCATACGTGGCCATGGGTACGGACGGGGTCAACCTGAATCGCAACTTCCAGCACGAGTATCTCTATTATCAGCCTCATCACGGACCGCACATGGTGAGCGAGATCGAGAGTCGCACGCTCGTCGACTTCGTGCACGACCGCACGAACATTGCCGCCGTGCTCACGTTCAGCGCGTATGACAACCTGCGCACGCCGCCTCCCGCGCAGCGTCAGGTCCCCGACGATGTGCAGGGGAATCCGCCCAACGTGCCGACCAACCTTCTGCCCGCCGACCGTGCGTTCTACGAATACGTCAGCGGACGTTTCACGGCGCTGACGGGACTTCGCGGCGAGGGCGCAGCGGCGGAAGCCGGGTCGTTTGCGCAGTTCGTGTATTATCAGGTGGGTCTGCCCTCCTTCACTACACCGGCATGGACACTCCAGCCGGCCGGTAACGGTGCAGCGGCCCGTGCCGATTCAGCGGCCGAGCCCGGCGCGGCACCCGCGAGACGCGGCGCCGCTGCCGGCCGCTCCGGCGGAGGCGGGTCCGTCGACGCGCGCTGGCTGGCGTACTTCGATGAAGCCGGCATCGACGGTTATGTGGACTGGACGCCTGCGCAGCACCCGACACTCGGTGACGTCGAGGTGGGCGGCTTCCGGCCGAACGCGCGCATCAATCCGCCGGCCGCGCAGATCCGCGAAGTTGCGGAGAAGCACGCGGCGTTCGTGGAGTGGCTCGCTCAGCAGCTGCCGCACGCACAGATCGTGGAGACGAACGTGGAATCGCGCGGCGATAACGTATGGCTCGTAACGGCCACTGTCGCCAACGAGCAGTATCTGCCGACGCAGCTGGCCATTGCACAGCGCATCCGCTTCAACCGTCCCGTGACGGCGCGCCTGCAGCCAGCCAGCGGTATGACGGTTCTCACGGGCAACATCCAGCAGCAGGTGCCGCGGCTGGAAGGCATGGGTGGCCGATCGGAGTTCTCGTGGCTGGTGCAGGCTCAGGCCGGCACGCGAGTCAATCTGGAAGTGTTCGCGGAACGTGCGGGCGGCCTGCAGTCCGTGCCGCTCACGCTGCGCTGA
- a CDS encoding M14 family metallopeptidase yields the protein MMNMMTMSGRALARAASAALLMAAAAPAQAQIFAQPDRDPRVNLRFDRYYDYDDMTAALRQLERTYPKFLTLQSIGRSGEGRDIWLMTVNNPDTGPHTSKAAFWADANIHGNEIQGTEVNLYLLWFLMENYDALPKVKELVDARTFYIVPTMNPDGRENFLKTGGPSRSGMMAWDNDQDGIADEDDPDDLDGDGEIRQMRKHVPGQGTHITSPVDPRLMVIAPAGTKGDYILLGSEGRDTDGDGRRNSDTRGGYDLNRDFPSDWQPPHIQGGANRYPFSWPETRAVGQWLKDHPNIAAVQSWHNSGGMILHGPGSRYYKGTGEYTRQDDRVYEYLGERGELILPFYRYMTVWSDLYTVYGGTLDWAHDALGAIAFTNELWSSNQFYGQAWTDSTAVPRETQQLFFNDRLGMGAWYRDWTPYDHPELGEIEIGGWSKWYGRTTPPFMLQELAHRNAMFALFHADEMPLLEWGDVTVERVAGSTYRVKAEIRNTRAIPTRIEAAELYSSGVPDRFSIRGGNVRVQAGGFTAGELSNEIDLQEKDPAEIRVNGGVPGRSSVSVTWIVTGNGVAEIAYRSEKGGTHTREVQLR from the coding sequence ATGATGAACATGATGACGATGTCCGGGCGCGCACTGGCACGAGCTGCGTCTGCCGCTCTGCTGATGGCTGCCGCGGCGCCGGCCCAGGCGCAGATCTTTGCGCAGCCGGACCGCGATCCGCGGGTCAATCTCCGCTTCGATCGCTACTACGACTACGACGACATGACGGCCGCGCTGCGCCAGCTCGAGCGCACGTACCCGAAGTTCCTGACACTGCAGTCCATCGGCAGGTCCGGCGAGGGCCGCGACATCTGGCTGATGACGGTGAACAATCCCGACACCGGCCCGCACACCAGCAAGGCGGCGTTCTGGGCGGACGCGAACATCCATGGCAATGAGATCCAGGGCACGGAGGTAAACCTCTATCTGCTCTGGTTCCTCATGGAGAACTACGACGCGCTGCCGAAGGTGAAGGAGCTGGTGGACGCGCGCACGTTCTACATCGTGCCGACCATGAACCCGGACGGTCGCGAGAACTTCCTGAAGACGGGCGGCCCCTCACGCTCCGGCATGATGGCGTGGGATAACGATCAGGACGGCATCGCCGATGAGGATGATCCGGACGACCTGGACGGTGACGGCGAGATCCGGCAGATGCGCAAGCACGTGCCGGGGCAGGGCACACACATCACGAGCCCGGTCGATCCGCGCCTGATGGTCATCGCGCCGGCCGGCACGAAGGGCGACTACATCCTGCTCGGCAGTGAAGGCCGCGATACCGACGGTGATGGACGCCGCAACAGCGACACGCGCGGCGGCTATGACCTCAATCGCGACTTTCCGAGTGACTGGCAGCCGCCGCACATACAGGGTGGCGCCAACCGCTATCCGTTCTCGTGGCCCGAGACGCGCGCGGTGGGGCAGTGGCTGAAGGATCATCCGAACATCGCGGCCGTACAGTCGTGGCATAACTCGGGTGGCATGATCCTGCACGGCCCCGGTTCGCGCTACTACAAGGGAACCGGCGAGTACACGCGCCAGGATGACCGGGTGTACGAATACCTCGGCGAGCGCGGCGAGCTCATCCTGCCGTTCTACAGGTACATGACCGTGTGGAGCGATCTCTACACGGTATATGGCGGCACGCTCGACTGGGCGCACGATGCGCTCGGCGCCATTGCGTTCACGAACGAGCTGTGGTCGAGCAACCAGTTCTACGGCCAGGCATGGACCGATAGTACCGCGGTGCCGCGCGAGACGCAGCAGCTGTTTTTCAATGATCGCCTCGGCATGGGTGCATGGTACAGGGACTGGACGCCCTATGACCATCCGGAGCTCGGCGAGATCGAGATCGGCGGCTGGTCGAAGTGGTACGGCCGCACCACGCCGCCCTTCATGCTGCAGGAGCTCGCGCATCGCAATGCGATGTTTGCGCTGTTCCACGCGGATGAGATGCCGCTCCTGGAGTGGGGCGATGTAACTGTCGAACGCGTCGCCGGCAGCACGTATCGCGTGAAGGCGGAAATCCGCAACACCCGCGCGATCCCGACACGCATCGAAGCAGCGGAGCTCTACAGCAGCGGCGTCCCGGATCGTTTCTCGATCCGTGGCGGCAACGTCCGTGTCCAGGCCGGCGGCTTCACGGCCGGTGAGCTGTCCAACGAGATCGATCTCCAGGAGAAGGATCCCGCGGAGATCCGGGTAAACGGCGGAGTGCCGGGTCGCTCCTCGGTGTCGGTGACATGGATCGTAACAGGGAACGGCGTCGCAGAGATCGCGTATCGGAGCGAGAAGGGCGGCACTCACACGCGTGAGGTTCAGCTGCGCTAG
- a CDS encoding hemerythrin domain-containing protein, with protein sequence MRRDTATAILREQHRLILRVVDAFEGAVADPPALADTVRMEGFIRFFRLFTDSCHHGSEEDVLFTTMEEHGIAAAGGPLEAMREEHRYGRSLVRVMADAIPALGNGHAEARATFAANAATYIGFIRAHIAREDDGIFELADNHIEGPACSRLCDAYEDVCQRRFEGMSISALERLASDLIVARTAPSPAPNA encoded by the coding sequence ATGAGACGTGACACCGCTACCGCCATCCTGCGTGAGCAGCATCGGTTGATCCTGCGTGTCGTCGATGCGTTCGAGGGTGCGGTCGCAGACCCGCCTGCGCTGGCAGACACCGTGCGCATGGAGGGCTTCATCAGGTTCTTTCGTCTCTTCACTGATTCGTGCCACCACGGCAGCGAGGAGGACGTGCTCTTCACGACGATGGAGGAGCACGGAATTGCGGCCGCGGGTGGCCCGCTCGAGGCGATGCGCGAGGAGCACCGCTACGGTCGCTCGCTCGTGCGCGTCATGGCCGACGCCATCCCCGCCCTCGGCAACGGCCACGCCGAGGCTCGCGCCACGTTTGCCGCCAACGCCGCCACATACATCGGGTTCATCCGCGCGCATATAGCACGCGAGGATGATGGGATCTTCGAGCTGGCCGACAATCACATCGAGGGACCCGCATGCTCACGTCTCTGCGACGCCTACGAAGATGTATGCCAGCGTCGCTTCGAAGGCATGAGCATCAGCGCGCTCGAACGTCTCGCCAGTGATCTCATCGTAGCCCGCACCGCTCCGTCGCCTGCGCCGAATGCCTGA
- a CDS encoding transglutaminase domain-containing protein translates to MLRLPLLVIACCCATPLGLAAQEPVEDRRPARQIGDSVAIAELARSLAGAARSDSARGAVLYEWVARNIRYDASAFFRGADGHESAEDVFRHRSALCGGYVALYQRLAREVGLDAVPITGYAKGVDYVFGRSTKKPNHAWLAMYIAGEWRLIDPTWGAGVIDGRKFEPRFTWDFFLVQPDELILSHFPEDAEWQLVDQPLDRRDFERMRLVPRSLIGVGFSPEVIRATALTAGVTDFPLAGPLGGHVRVLQAPVSGTLPASTNVVVEVEWPGAAEVAMVSGGQWTQLRRNGTRFHGETAPQGTTLQIVGRTGDGQAPYHTLLQYRVAGGRARASAK, encoded by the coding sequence ATGCTGCGTTTACCGCTGCTGGTAATAGCGTGCTGCTGCGCGACGCCTCTCGGCCTGGCCGCTCAGGAGCCCGTCGAGGATCGCCGGCCGGCACGCCAGATCGGCGATTCCGTCGCGATCGCGGAGCTCGCCCGGTCCCTTGCGGGCGCGGCGCGATCGGACAGCGCGCGCGGGGCCGTACTGTATGAGTGGGTGGCCCGTAACATCCGCTACGATGCGTCGGCGTTCTTTCGCGGCGCAGACGGTCACGAATCCGCGGAAGACGTGTTCCGTCACCGGAGCGCGCTGTGCGGCGGCTACGTCGCGCTCTACCAGCGCCTCGCGCGCGAGGTGGGACTCGACGCCGTTCCGATCACCGGTTACGCGAAGGGCGTGGACTACGTGTTCGGCCGGTCGACGAAGAAGCCCAATCACGCGTGGCTGGCCATGTACATCGCCGGCGAGTGGCGCCTCATCGATCCGACGTGGGGCGCGGGTGTGATCGATGGTCGGAAATTCGAGCCGCGCTTTACATGGGACTTCTTTCTCGTGCAGCCGGACGAGCTCATCCTGTCGCATTTCCCGGAGGACGCCGAGTGGCAGCTGGTGGACCAGCCGCTCGATCGTCGTGATTTCGAGAGGATGCGGCTCGTGCCGCGCTCGCTCATCGGCGTCGGGTTCAGCCCCGAAGTGATCCGTGCGACCGCACTGACCGCCGGGGTTACAGACTTCCCGCTTGCAGGCCCGCTCGGCGGCCACGTACGTGTTCTCCAGGCCCCCGTGTCGGGCACGCTGCCGGCATCGACGAATGTCGTCGTCGAGGTGGAATGGCCCGGTGCTGCCGAAGTGGCCATGGTGAGTGGCGGGCAGTGGACACAGCTCCGCCGGAACGGAACCCGGTTTCACGGCGAGACGGCGCCACAGGGTACGACGCTCCAGATCGTTGGTCGTACCGGCGACGGTCAGGCACCCTACCATACGCTGCTACAGTACAGGGTGGCCGGCGGACGGGCGCGCGCGTCCGCGAAGTAG